One Rosa chinensis cultivar Old Blush chromosome 5, RchiOBHm-V2, whole genome shotgun sequence genomic region harbors:
- the LOC112166578 gene encoding phosphomethylpyrimidine synthase, chloroplastic: MASVHSALTSVVCKNGNHSSPAKFPSTPFLSGFDAVGRLSSPFKKDICLSSISSGPKATLTFDPPATNSDKAKLPNLPRHTIDPASPDFLPLPSFEQCFPKSTKEQREVVHEETGHVLKVPFRRVHLSGDEPAFDNYDTSGPQNINPRVGLPQLRKDWVDRREKLGTPRYTQMYYAKQGIITEEMLYCATREKLDPEFVRSEVARGRAIIPSNKKHLELEPMIVGRKFLVKVNANIGNSAVASSIEEEVYKVQWATMWGADTVMDLSTGRHIHETREWILRNSAVPVGTVPIYQALEKVDGIAENLNWEVFRQTLIEQAEQGVDYFTIHAGVLLRYIPLTAKRMTGIVSRGGSIHAKWCLAYHKENFAYEHWDDILDICNQYDVALSIGDGLRPGSIYDANDTAQFAELLTQGELTRRAWEKDVQVMNEGPGHVPMHKIPENMAKQLEWCNEAPFYTLGPLTTDIAPGYDHITSAIGAANIGALGTALLCYVTPKEHLGLPNRDDVKAGVIAYKIAAHAADLAKGHPHAQEWDDTLSKARFEFRWMDQFALSLDPMTAMSFHDETLPAEGAKVAHFCSMCGPKFCSMKITEDVRKYAEEHGYGTTEEAVKRGMDAMSAEFLAAKKTVSGEQHGEIGGEIYLPESYVKSSER, encoded by the exons ATGGCATCGGTGCATAGTGCCTTGACATCAGTTGTGTGCAAGAATGGCAATCATTCTTCCCCTGCGAAGTTCCCGAGTACTCCCTTCTTGTCTGGGTTTGATGCTGTGGGGCGTCTTTCAAGCCCATTTAAGAAGGACATATGCCTGAGTTCCATCAGCTCAGGTCCTAAGGCCACTTTAACTTTTGATCCTCCAGCAACCAATTCAGACAAAGCCAAGTTACCCAACCTACCGAGGCATACAATCGATCCTGCTTCTCCTGATTTCCTGCCTCTTCCGTCCTTCGAACAGTGTTTTCCAAAGAGCACAAAAGAACAAAG GGAAGTTGTTCATGAAGAAACTGGTCATGTGCTCAAAGTTCCCTTTCGACGAGTTCACCTGTCTGGAGATGAACCAGCCTTTGATAACTATGACACCAGTGGTCCGCAAAACATTAACCCACGTGTTG GGCTCCCTCAACTAAGGAAAGATTGGGTTGACAGGCGGGAGAAATTAGGTACACCAAGATACACTCAGATGTACTATGCTAAGCAGGGAATTATCACTGAGGAAATGTTGTATTGTGCCACCCGTGAGAAGCTTGACCCAGAGTTTGTGAGATCTGAAGTGGCTCGTGGGAGGGCAATTATCCCTTCCAATAAGAAGCACTTGGAGCTTGAGCCAATGATTGTTGGGAGAAAGTTTCTGGTCAAAGTTAATGCAAATATAGGAAACTCTGCTGTTGCCAGCTCTATCGAAGAGGAAGTTTATAAGGTCCAATGGGCAACTATGTGGGGTGCTGACACTGTTATGGACCTCTCTACAGGTCGCCATATTCATGAGACCCGTGAGTGGATCCTACGTAACTCTGCTGTGCCAGTAGGGACTGTACCAATCTATCAAGCACTTGAAAAGGTAGATGGAATTGCAGAAAATCTTAACTGGGAAGTTTTCAGACAAACTCTGATTGAACAAGCTGAGCAGGGTGTAGATTACTTCACCATCCATGCTGGGGTTCTACTGCGTTACATCCCACTAACAGCAAAGCGTATGACAGGAATTGTCTCGCGAGGAGGATCCATTCATGCAAAGTGGTGCTTAGCTTATCATAAGGAGAATTTTGCTTATGAGCATTGGGATGACATACTTGACATCTGTAATCAATATGATGTGGCCCTGTCAATAGGTGATGGCTTGAGACCCGGTTCCATTTATGATGCCAATGATACCGCACAGTTTGCGGAGCTCTTAACTCAGGGAGAACTGACCCGCAGGGCATGGGAAAAGGATGTACAGGTAATGAATGAAGGACCTGGACATGTTCCAATGCACAAGATTCCTGAGAACATGGCAAAGCAGCTGGAATGGTGTAATGAAGCCCCTTTCTACACTCTCGGTCCTTTGACAACTGATATTGCTCCTGGATATGATCACATCACCTCTGCCATTGGTGCTGCCAATATTGGTGCTCTAGGCACTGCCCTTCTCTGCTATGTAACCCCTAAAGAGCATCTTGGATTGCCCAATCGGGATGATGTGAAGGCTGGAGTTATAGCATATAAGATAGCTGCTCATGCTGCTGATCTAGCCAAAGGTCATCCACATGCTCAAGAGTGGGATGACACATTAAGCAAGGCAAGATTTGAGTTCCGGTGGATGGATCAGTTTGCTTTGTCTCTAGACCCTATGACTGCCATGTCCTTCCATGATGAAACCCTGCCCGCAGAAGGTGCCAAGGTGGCCCATTTTTGCTCAATGTGTGGGCCAAAGTTCTGTTCTATGAAGATAACAGAGGATGTTAGGAAGTATGCTGAGGAGCATGGTTATGGAACTACCGAGGAAGCTGTGAAGCGTGGTATGGATGCCATGAGTGCTGAGTTTCTTGCTGCCAAGAAAACTGTCAGTGGAGAACAACATGGTGAAATTGGTGGAGAAATTTACTTGCCAGAAAGTTATGTAAAATCCTCTGAGAGGTGA
- the LOC112201897 gene encoding 2-oxoglutarate-dependent dioxygenase 19 yields MAPAIAQNVETSTVTPTKVTSIKTLAESSAALSSVPSAYAFTINPNDEADPNDPEFAVPIIDMSLLTCGSPDQRSKIIQDLVKICQEWGFFIVINHGVPESLMKAMIDSCHGFFSLPESEKQEFKSGNDVLEMFKYGTSYNLALDKVLLWRDFFKVRTHPEFYSLNKPASFSEISLEFSKRTREVALEIIKAISESLGLEPNYIYDAMNMDRGLQMLAGNYYPLCPQPEHAIGIPHHTDHGLVTLLIQNEMKGLQVEHNGKWLTVDGPANGFFVNLADQMQILTNGKYKSVMHRAIVNNKAARISIAIPHGPSVDTTIAPSPELCDREGQAPKYLAMNYKEYIQLQQSGKNYMKSTFDHIRV; encoded by the exons ATGGCGCCAGCAATAGCTCAAAATGTGGAGACATCGACTGTCACTCCAACCAAAGTGACTAGCATTAAAACACTTGCTGAGAGTTCAGCTGCTCTCAGCTCTGTACCTTCTGCATACGCCTTTACCATAAATCCCAACGATGAAGCTGATCCTAATGACCCCGAATTCGCAGTTCCAATTATCGATATGTCTCTTCTCACCTGCGGTTCACCTGATCAACGCTCCAAGATCATCCAAGACCTTGTCAAAATTTGTCAAGAATGGGGATTCTTCATA GTGATTAACCATGGAGTGCCAGAGAGCCTAATGAAGGCGATGATCGATTCATGTCATGGATTTTTCAGTCTTCCGGAGAGTGAGAAGCAGGAGTTTAAATCAGGAAACGATGTGCTGGAGATGTTCAAGTACGGGACTAGCTATAATCTTGCATTGGACAAAGTCCTTCTCTGGAGGGACTTCTTCAAGGTCAGAACACATCCCGAATTCTACTCCCTCAACAAACCGGCTAGCTTCAGTGAGATATCATTGGAGTTCAGCAAAAGAACAAGAGAAGTAGCATTGGAAATCATCAAAGCTATATCGGAAAGCCTGGGATTGGAGCCCAACTACATATATGATGCCATGAATATGGATCGGGGCTTACAAATGCTAGCCGGGAACTACTACCCTCTTTGCCCTCAGCCAGAACATGCAATTGGTATACCACATCATACAGATCATGGTCTAGTGACACTTCTCATTCAGAATGAGATGAAGGGTCTCCAAGTCGAACACAATGGGAAATGGCTCACTGTCGATGGCCCTGCAAACGGTTTTTTTGTTAATCTTGCTGACCAAATGCAG ATTCTTACAAACGGAAAGTACAAGAGTGTGATGCACCGGGCAATTGTGAATAACAAAGCTGCAAGGATATCTATAGCCATACCACATGGACCATCTGTAGATACAACTATTGCACCTTCACCAGAATTGTGTGACAGAGAAGGTCAGGCTCCAAAATACCTTGCAATGAACTACAAGGAATACATACAACTTCAACAAAGTGGCAAGAATTACATGAAGTCAACCTTCGATCACATACGAGTCTAG